From one Sparus aurata chromosome 16, fSpaAur1.1, whole genome shotgun sequence genomic stretch:
- the LOC115566039 gene encoding E3 ubiquitin-protein ligase TRIM39-like, which translates to MSAASSLFSEDQFTCSICLDVFTDPVSTPCGHNFCKNCISKHWDCRAHCDCPNCKERFKKRPVLQVNTLISEMASRFKELEQQTAKPGEVPCDVCTGTKLKALKSCLVCLVSYCETHLQPHLTVSGLKRHQLIAPVENLEGRMCMKHDKQLELFCKDDQTCVCMLCTISDHKQHEVVPLKEECEGRKAELGKTEAELQQMIQQRQLKTVEFNDSVKVSRENADREIAEGVHVLTSLRDAIERRQAEAIKVIKSKHTLIEKQAEGFIKGLDQELSELKKKCAELEQLSLSEDHLHVLQNLRSLNAAPPTKDWTEVRVRSLSYEGNVRAALESLAEILIIELEKLLPKTDLKTAQQFAVDVTLDPDTAHPELLLSGDGEQVCHPKYNDVKKKLPDTPKRFSTALCVVGKQVIFTGRFYFEVQVKGKTQWVIGVTNESINRKGPLNIEPQNGYWTLGLGNENEYYAPAHRLYSKSQTDKVGVFVDYEEGLVLFYDVNAANLIYAFTGCSFTETLLPLFCLSSNQGGKHSATLNICPVNRTLVSI; encoded by the coding sequence aTGTCGGCTGCCAGCAGTCTGTTCTCTGAGGATCAGTTTacgtgctccatctgtctggatgtgttcaccgATCCTGTCAGcacaccatgtggacacaacttctgcaaAAACTGCATCTCTAAACACTGGGATTGTAGAGCCCATTGTGATTGTCCCAACTGTAAAGAACGTTTCAAAAAAAGACCTGTGCTGCAGGTCAATACTTTAATCTCTGAGATGGCTTCTCGCTTTAAAGAGTTAGAGCAACAAACTgccaaaccaggagaagttccctgcgatgtctgcactggaaccaaactgaaggccctgaagtcctgcctggtgtgtctggtgtcctactgtgagactcacctacAGCCTCATCTGACAGtgtcaggcctgaaaagacatcagctgatcgcccctgtggagaacctggaaggcAGGATGTGTATGAAGCATGATAAACAGCTGGAGCTGTTCTGCAAAGATGACCAGAcatgtgtctgcatgctctgcactATTTCAGACCACAAACAACATGAagttgttcctctgaaagaagaatGTGAAGGGAGAAAGGCAGAACTGGGTAAGACAGAGGCTGAActtcagcagatgatccagcAGAGACAACTGAAGACTGTAGAGTTCAATGATTCTGTCAAGGTCAGCAGGGAAAATGCAGACAGGGAAATAGCAGAAGGTGTTCACGTCTTGACTAGCCTGAGAGATGCTATTGAGAGAAGGCAGGCTGAAGCCATTAAAGTGATTAAATCAAAGCACACACTGATAGAGAAACAagctgaaggcttcatcaaaggGCTGGATCAAGAACTttctgagctgaagaagaaatgtgctgagctggagcagctctcactcTCTGAAGACCACCTCCACGTCCTCCAAAACCTGCGGTCCCTGAAtgctgctccacccaccaaggactggacGGAGGTCAGAGTCCGTTCTCTATCATATGAGGGAAATGTGAGGGCAGCTCTTGAGTCGTTGGCAGAGATACTCATAATTGAATTGGAGAAACTGCTACCAAAGACTGATCTCAAAACTGCCCAGCAGTTTGCAGTGGATGTGACTCttgatcctgatacagcacatccCGAACTCCTTCTGTCTGGAGATGGTGAACAAGTATGTCATCCCAAATACAATGATGTCAAGAAGAAGCTCCCAGATACCCCAAAGAGGTTTTCTACTGCTCTGTGCGTCGTAGGGAAGCAGGTCATTTTTACAGGAAGATTTTATTTTGAGGTTcaggttaaagggaagactcaGTGGGTTATAGGGGTTACCAATGAGTCAATCAATAGGAAGGGGCCACTCAATATTGAACCTCAGAATGGTTACTGGACTCTTGGTTTGGGGAATGAAAATGAGTACTACGCTCCTGCACACCGTCTGTATTCAAAGTCACAGACTGATAAGGtaggggtgtttgtggattatgaggagggtctggtccTGTTTTATGATGTGAATGCTGCCAATCTTATCTATGCCTTTACTGGCTGCTCCTTCACTGAGACACTGCTCCCATTATTCTGCCTCTCCTCTAATCAGGGTGGCAAACACTCCGCCACTCTGAACATCTGTCCTGTCAACCGTACTCTAGTTTCTATTTga